AGCAACTGCACAACTGATGCGTGACCTCGGCAGCATCCAAAGTCCGCAAAACTCTTTCCTATTGAACCTGGGACTTGAGACACTGCACCTGCGCATGCCTCAACACTGCCGTAACGCACAGAAAGTGGCCGAATATCTTTCTAAAAATGAGAAAGTAGCTTGGGTAAACTATTGTGGTCTGCCGGACAACAAATATTACAGCCTGGCACAGAAATATATGCCGAATGGTTCTTGCGGGGTCATCTCCTTCGGGCTGAAAGGCGGACGTGATGTGTCTATCAAGTTTATGGATTCACTGGAATTCATCGCTATCGTTACTCACGTAGCTGATGCACGTAGTTGCGTGCTCCATCCAGCAAGCCATACTCACCGCCAGTTGACGGATGAGCAACTAATGGAAGCCGGTGTACGTCCGGACTTGATCCGTCTATCGGTAGGTATCGAAAATGCGGATGATATCATAGCTGATATCGAACAGGCTTTGAACGCATAACAATACCATAAAGGTATCAAATAATAAGAGAAGGCACAGGAAATCTTTCATTCCCGTGCCTTCTTATTTTATCACAAAAAATAGAAAACTTACTTGCTATAGGTAGAAAACTTGTTCTCTCCTAGAAGAAAAGTTCTTTTTCTCTTAGGGCAAACTAAAACCAGAACTTGCGGTTATAGTTTTCTTACCAACAAAGATACGTTTTCCTGCCAGGATAAGCAAGTTTAATCCCTATGAAAAGGAAGTTTGATTACGATTCAGTTACTATCACCGCTTCTTTACTTTATATCCTTTCAAGGTAAAACCGACTTCAAACAGATTCAAAAGAGCTATCCGAATACTATCTTCTAAAAAGAAAAGACTGTTTGATGTACCCTCACTTATGTAAACAGGGATTATCAAACAGTCCTTTCCTTCCGGATTATAATTCGTCTTTTTTCAGTGAAGCACGTTCATCGTTTCTCAACTTTATGGCATTTCAGCTTCCAGCTGGAATTTACGGCTTACTTTCATTAAGTTGATGGTGTAAGTGACTACGTTCTGCGCTTCCTGAACCATCGTGAGATATACCATGCTAACCCGGATGCTTCCTGATTGGCTTTGAATACGTTGCAGCTCCTTACGTTTCAATAGCGAAAGCTGTCCGTTGAGGTCGTTGGCACGACGGATTTCTTCTTCCAGATTGTTATACTCATTGTTTTCCATCTTCTTACGGCACTGCTGAATCAGATATGTAATATCTTCGGCAACATCACTAAATTCACCTTTCTGAATGGCATCCAATGGATTGAAATTGTTGTCGGTATGTTCCAGACAAGGTTCGCAAAGACGAGAAATACTGTAAACCAGTTCGCTGGCAAAGTCGTTGCCTTGATAGTAATAAAGTCCCTTTTCGAGTACGGTGTTGTTGTCGAGGCGGCACATGGCTACGGTGCCCGAACGTTTCATCTGTTTGACGAGCTGTTTCTCAAATTTAGTAGACCCCATAGCACGACGCAGTCCTCGAAGGTTTTCGTGAAGGAAGGAAGTGACAGTCAGTTCGAAGTTTGTTTCTGCATATTCCAGCACTTTGGAAAGTTCTTCACGGGTGTGCTTACGCATCAGTTGCAAAGCTTCAGTGCTGTCTGTGGCTTGCATAAGTTGCTTCAGAGTTTCGTTACCCTGTTCTTTCGCTTTGCGTTTCTTGTACATCACTTGGCTACGGATCAGGATAAATACAGCTATACCGATGAGTGCGATGATAGAGATATTTCCTCCATAATGAAGTACGAGGGCTACGAAGAAACAGATGGTGAAGGCAGCCCCGGCAGTGATGAACCAGCCACCGATGACGCTTAATACGCCGGTGATACGATAAACGGCAGAATCACGTCCCCAGGCACGGTCGGCCAAGGAGGTACCCATAGCTACCATGAAGGTTACGTAGGTGGTAGAAAGAGGAAGTTTCAGGGAGGTTCCCAAAGCGATAAGCAGACCAGCTAATACCAGGTTGACAGAAGCGCGGACAAGGTCGAAAGCTGCTCCGTCGGCAATGATAGCTTCGTCTTTGCGGAAGCGGGAATCAAACCATTCTTTGCTGCCACTCGGCATGATACGGGAGATTCCGTTGGCAAGTGTCATACTGATGCGGACTACTGTACGGGCAATCGGGGTACTTCCGAATGTTTCTTCTCCTTCATCTTGACGGGAAAGGTCGACAGATGTTTTAATTACGGCGTGTGCCTTTTTAGAAGTGCAAAGGGCATAGACCATAATGGCTCCGGCTCCAATCAGAAAATACCACGGGGTTTTGGCAGGTCCCAGCAGGGAAGTCATCAGGAAGCCATTCGGATTTCCTCCTCCGTTGGCGGTATAGTCCATAAAAGAGGAGAAGCCTGCGAGAGGAACACCGATGAAGTTGACAAGGTCATTACCAGCAAAAGCGAGAGCGAGAGCGAAGGTGCCCATCAATACAACTACTTTGAAAACGTTGATTTTCAGCCAGTGAAGGATTTGCATCAGTATGGTGAAGAATACAAAAAAAACGGTGATTAACATCAGTGTATTGTCTTGTATCCAGTGTTTGTTTTCGGGTGTCATGAAAGAACTGTCTTTCAGTCCTTTGATAAGCATGAAATAGATGATGGCGGTAGCGGCTACACCTCCGAAGAGGGCAATGCTGTATTTCATCTTTTTCGTATAGTTGAAAGTGAATATCACACGGGCCAGCCATTGTACGACCATTCCAAAGAAGAAAGCGATGGCGACGGATACGAAAATGGCCATAATGACGGAAAGGGCTTTGTCAGTGTTTATGAGGTCGCCCAAACCGAGGGTATCGCTATTATGTACTTTGATAAGTGAGAGGGCGAAGGTTCCTCCGAGTAGTTCGAAGACTAGTGAAACGGTAGTGGAAGTGGGCATACCCATGGAGTTGAATACGTCCAGCAATACTACGTCGGTCAGCATGACGGCTAACAGGATGCACATGATTTCGGCGAAGTAGAAGTGTTCGGGCTGGTAGATACCGTGCCGGGCTATGTCCATCATGCCATTGGATAGGGAGGCGCCAATAAATATGCCGATACCGGCTATGAAAAGAATGGTTTTAAACGAAGCGGCCTTGGCGCCTACCGCCGAGTTTAAGAAGTTGACTGCGTCATTACTGACTCCGACTATCAAATCGAAGACGGCAAGGACGAAGAGGAAGATGATAATGCATAAATAAATAGTCTCCATAAATAATATGTGTATGTTGTTTCCAGTTGCAAAGGACGGGATTTGACGTTGCAGGGAGGTGTCATACATATTACAATTGTATTACAATCATCTTTCTTTTGTCTTGAAACAAAAGAAAGAAGCAAAGAAAAATTCAAGGCTGACTTTTTTCTCCTACTCGCTTCCTGCACTTCGCTAAAGGGCAGAAACTCGCTACGCTCAAACAATCTGCCCTTCTTGACGCTACGTTACGGGCACTCGCTTGACGGAGAAAAAAGTAGGCCGGAGAGAGCCCTGTCACATGCAAGTTTTTGCGGGATATATGTTACGATGGGGTTAGTGGAAGGGAGTGGTTGCGGTATGATTGCAATGATTTGTTGAGGGGGTGTCAAAGCAGTTTTTTTGAAAGATACCACTGCCAAATATTGGACTATATTTCTAAAGTTTTGTGTCTAATTTTTTTAGGGGCAGTTCAATGTGTGGCAGTGGTAAATCTTTCAATTTGGGCATTATGCACACCCTTAAGATTTTATGTTAGTTGTCATTTTTGTTTAGCCAGTCGTAGAAGGTGTACTGGGCTCGAACGGCAGGTGTGCCGGGTGTTCTTTTTTTGAATATGTTTTGCAGCTTATCATCCACCCAGCAGGCTTTTTGGTTGTCGGCGAGTTGGATGTCGAGCATTTCGATCAAGCTGTCACGCAGGTCGGGGGCAAGAATGGGGGTGATGGCTTCGATGCGGCGGTAGAGGTTACGACGCATCCAGTCAGGAGAGCCCATGAATACTTTTGGGGTACCGTCGTTACCGAAGTACCAGATGCGGGCATGTTCGAGGAAGCTGTCCACAATACGGGTGACACGAATATTACGACTGTATGACTGTCCGGGGATGAGACAACAGATGCCACGGACAATAAGGTCGATTTGTACACCGTGTTCGGAGGCTTCATAGAGGCGGTCTATCATGGTAGGGTCTTGGAGGGCGTTCATTTTTAGGATGATACGTCCTTGCTTGCCTTCGTCTGCGAGGGATATTTCGCGGTCGATCAGGCGGTTCAATTCGGGGATGAGGTTGAAACGGGCTACCAAAAGG
The Bacteroides luhongzhouii DNA segment above includes these coding regions:
- a CDS encoding inorganic phosphate transporter; its protein translation is METIYLCIIIFLFVLAVFDLIVGVSNDAVNFLNSAVGAKAASFKTILFIAGIGIFIGASLSNGMMDIARHGIYQPEHFYFAEIMCILLAVMLTDVVLLDVFNSMGMPTSTTVSLVFELLGGTFALSLIKVHNSDTLGLGDLINTDKALSVIMAIFVSVAIAFFFGMVVQWLARVIFTFNYTKKMKYSIALFGGVAATAIIYFMLIKGLKDSSFMTPENKHWIQDNTLMLITVFFVFFTILMQILHWLKINVFKVVVLMGTFALALAFAGNDLVNFIGVPLAGFSSFMDYTANGGGNPNGFLMTSLLGPAKTPWYFLIGAGAIMVYALCTSKKAHAVIKTSVDLSRQDEGEETFGSTPIARTVVRISMTLANGISRIMPSGSKEWFDSRFRKDEAIIADGAAFDLVRASVNLVLAGLLIALGTSLKLPLSTTYVTFMVAMGTSLADRAWGRDSAVYRITGVLSVIGGWFITAGAAFTICFFVALVLHYGGNISIIALIGIAVFILIRSQVMYKKRKAKEQGNETLKQLMQATDSTEALQLMRKHTREELSKVLEYAETNFELTVTSFLHENLRGLRRAMGSTKFEKQLVKQMKRSGTVAMCRLDNNTVLEKGLYYYQGNDFASELVYSISRLCEPCLEHTDNNFNPLDAIQKGEFSDVAEDITYLIQQCRKKMENNEYNNLEEEIRRANDLNGQLSLLKRKELQRIQSQSGSIRVSMVYLTMVQEAQNVVTYTINLMKVSRKFQLEAEMP